AAAACGATTGAAGAATTAACGCTAGATGTGTATTACAAACAAGGCAAAGAAAACTCAATGGTTTATGAAGATGCTAATGATGGTTACGATTACATAAAAGGCCGCTATAGTTTAAGAGATTTTAAACTTCATGGCAAGAAAGATGAGTTGATAATTCAACAACATAAATCTGGAAAGTATGTAACCACATACAAAACCTTTAAATTAAAATTACACGGCCTACCTTTCAAAATTTCAAAAATTGAGGTAGATAATGTTGAAATTCCGTTTAAAGAACTAAAGCTTAATGGGGACAACACTTTAACACTTATTAAAGAGTTTACAGAGTTGCACATTATGGCTTAAGCGCATCATAAATTAATTTTTAGAGCCCCACTTTTTGAAGTGGGGCTTTTTTTGTCTTTGTTCGTGACTCTTAAAAAAGTCAAGAATGCCGTTCGTCGGAAAAATATTTTAAAAACCCACCTATTAAGGTTTCTTTGTAGAGCCATAAGCTAAAAAATGAAAAAAATACTCCTTTTACTACTTCTATTATTAACGCCATTGATATTTATAATGATGAATTCTTCTGAAGATTCGTTGCTCTACAAAATTGAAGGTGACGGCTATTCAAAAGAAACTAAGAATATAAAGTGGGAGTATATTAAAGATAAACTCTTTGAAGGGAAGGTGTATAGAAGCCATGAAAAAGCCAAAAAGATTTCTGGCCCCATTATTTTATTTACACTCAATAATGCAACAAAACAAGATAGTTTAGCGGTAAAAACGGTTATTGAAGATTTAAAAAAAGTTATTCCTAACAAAACGACAGATTACTTTTCAAAGTTTACAAACATTGGGTTTTCAGAGTTTGTCAACAATAAAAGCAATGGGGATATCAAAGGATATTCCTATCGTGATATTATAGCATCTACCATAACAATAAATTTTGAAGTCAATAAATACCAAAATAAACGAGGCGCCAATAAAAGTACAAAATCGTTATACTTTAGTTTTAAAAATGAAACTCCTCTATATAGCCGAAAAAAATATATTCAATACGACATATTAAGAACCATTTGTTTTATAGATGATAAAAACAACGAGACCATTTTTCTTAACCTCAACTACCCAACCGAAGCTATATTTAATGATCCAACTTATAATGTTTTAGATAAAGAATTTACAGAACTCGATAAATATTTAGTTCTAAAATTATATTCAGATGATTTTGAGGAGCAGTTTTCAGACTATATGTACCAAACCTATCCATGGCGGTATGCCAACCTTTTTGTAAATAAAAATTTAGCGTACATCAAGGTTTATACTTTAATAGTGGTTATAGGGCTCTTATTGTTTTTTACTTCATTTAGCCTTTTTAATAGTAGAAAAACAACATATTGGAATTATTTTTTCCCTATGTGTGTGGTTTTTATAGGATTGATGAACTCACACTGGTTATATCGTTATTTTATTGAAATTGAGCTCCCCACGGGTTCATTGAACCACATCATAGTTGTGCTCGTGTATGTATTGGTTTCTTTAGTTGTAGTCTCATTTTTATTATGGTTTTTAGAGCAAAAACTAATAAATAATTACTTGGGTTTTACATACCAATTTATAATGAAACTGGTGCTAACGTTTAGCGCTTTGCATATTCCTATCATTTTGGGTTATTTTTTATTAGACAACACAAATGAAAACTTAACAGCTTATGGCTCTGTTTTTTTCGTGTTTTTAACCTTAACCTTAGGGCGAGGTTTATTAATCTACTTAAATCACTTTTCAGACTCTTTGATAAATCAAAAAGAAGTAGAACTAAGTAGATTAAAAGAATTAAACGCTAAAAACGAACTGAAATCACTGCATGCCCACATTAACCCACACTTTTTATACAATGCGCTGAATTCTATAGCAAGTTTAATGCATGAAAGCACGAGCAAAGCTGAGGAGATGATTATTTCGTTATCAGATTTGTTTCGATATTCCATTAACAGAAAAGAAAAGAACATGAGTACTGTTAAGGATGAAGTTACCATGGTAAAAAATTACTTGAAAATTGAAAAAATTAGATTTGGCAAACGTCTAAATTTTATCATTGATGTAGATGAGGGTCTGCTTGAAAAAGAAATTCCTATGTATATTTTACAACCACTTGTTGAAAACGCAGTAAAACATGGTGTTTCAAAAGTAGAGCACATCGGAGAAATAAAGCTAGAAATAAAACAAAACAAAAATAATCTATTAATATTCATTAGTGATAACGGCAAAGATTTTCCTGAAGACTTATATAGTGGTTTTGGGCTACAATCTGTAAACGATTTACTAAGATTAAGCTATGGAGATAAAGCAAGCTTAAATTGGACAAACACTCCTAAAAAGAAAATTATAATTTCAACACCGCTGCAATAATAACTATGAAAAAACCATATTCCGTTTTAATTATTGATGATGAACGCTTAGCGAGGTTGCGTCTTAAAAAGTTAATTGAAGAGTTTTCAAACTTGTTCAGAATAATTGGAGAGGCAGAAAATGGATACGAAGCAGAACAAATGATTCTGGACCTACAACCTGATATCATTTTTCTAGATATAGAAATGCCCGGTTTAACAGGTTTTGAATTGTTAAAAAAATTAAAACTAGTGCCTATGGTCATTTTTTGTACAGCCTACGAAGATTACTCCCTTCAGGCATTTCAAACCAATAGTGTAGATTATTTAATCAAACCTGTAAAGAAGGAACGCTTGCAACAAACGGCGTTAAAGATTGAGCAGCTAAAGGCAAGTTTTTCTAAAGAGAATGTTTTTAGGGCCATTAATACAATTTCTGAGGCCAAGGAAAAAAATAGAATAACTTCTATTACCGTAAAAAAGAAAGATAAAATCGTTTTCGTGAAGCTTGAAGACATCTGTTATTTTGAAGCCACAGAAAAATATGTCGCTATACATACCAATAAAGGCATTGAACTTGTTGAGCAATCTTTAACCAAATTAGAAGAAAAACTGCCTCAAAATTTTTTAAGAATTCACAGAAGTTTTTTAATCAATACGAATTACGTAAAAGACTTTCAAAAGTATTTTAACAACCGGTATATCATTAATCTTTTAGATCATAAAAAAACAACGATAACCTCCGGTAGAACTTATAAAGACGCCATAAAAACTTATATAAATCAATAAAATTAGAATTATGAAAACGATTTTGTTCATACTGCTTATTGCCTTAACGACTTCGGTTTGTAACGCAAGCAACCCTATTACACCCAGTGAAACATCAACGACTACTATCGATAAACAGATACCAGAAGATGTAAAAGCATGGTTAAAAGCAGAACTAGCAAACACAACAACTACCGTATTGGAAAACTTTGAAACACCAGCTTTTTTCACAAAAAAGAATGCGAAAATTATTGGTTATATTAAAGGTTACGACCAAACATTAGGAGCAAAAACAGGTATATTTTATTATACTAATCAACTAACAAGAGAAAATAAACCTCGCGTTTTAGAAATTCATGAAGATGGTCGTTTTGAGTTGGAATTACCTTTAGATTATCCGATGCAAAACTATTTTGTAATCGAAAAATATCCCATCTCATTTTATATTGAACCAGGACAAAACCTATCTATTATCTTAAATTGGGAAGATTTAAAAGCCAAACGCACTTCCCGATATTTTAAAAAAGCTAGGTATCAAGGGCCTTTAAAAAAAATAAATACCGATTTGTTGCACTATAAACCAGAATATAACTCTGGGCATTTTCAAGAAAAAGAAGCCGTAATGCAACCTGATGCTTTTAAAAAGTATATGCTTGAATTTAAAACCAATGCTTTAAATGAAATTAAGGCGTACGAGCAGAGTGGGGAAATCGACAAAAAAACAAGCGAACTTTTAACAAACGACATTGTATTAGAAACATATCGCTTTTTATTTGATTACTATTTACCTACTCATTCTCCTAGATATGGGCAAGGAAAAAGAAAGGCAAATAATATAGATGATACCCATCCAGAAGATTACTATGATTTTATTCCAAAGCTCCCTTTGCATAAACAATCAATTTTAGTTAATCAAAATTTTGGAGTGTTTATAAACAGGTTAGAGTATGCAGATCCTCTACAGCCACAATCAAAAAACATGAGTGTAAGTACAAGTATTTCCTCAGATGATTTTTTAAAGTTTTTGGAAACTAAAAATGTAAAGATAAGTTTAAAAGAAAAAGAACTTTATAAAACCTTTCAAAAAGAACTATCTAATTGGGTAAAACAAAACGGGCATAAGAAGCCAGAATTACCAAAAGATTTAACAAATAAAATAAGGGCTTTGAACAAAAAATATGAGCCTTTTAGAAAAGAATATTATAATTTTATTGAAGAAAGAAGAGAGAATGCTTGGAAGAAATACTTTATAAAAAAGTGGCAAGAACAAGACTCAATAGCTAGCAGTTTGGGTATAAAAAACAATTTAGTTTACGAGATTATAAAAACCAGAACATTAAAATTTATGATGGAATCTGATGGCATGTACAAAGACAAAGCATGGTATTGGTCTGAATTAAAAAAAGGTATTACAAGTCCGTATTTAATTCAAGTTTGTGATAATTTATTTAACGATAAAGTATCCGAACCAGAAACCTATCCTTTACCTGAACACGAACCAGGCACAGCCATTTTTAATAAACTTATTGCGCCTTATAAAGGTAAAATTGTTGTGATTGAATTTTGGAATCCACATTCATACTACCAAGGAAAAGACTTAGAAGACATTAAAAAAAGACGCAAACTATACGAGAATAACAAAGATGTTGTGTTTTTAAACATAACTAACGAATCCCGTTCAACCCCAGAATACTATAAATCTGCTGTTGAAAAAAACGGCTTTAAAAACTCTCTTAGAATACCACAAGATGATTACAACTACATGAGACAGTTATTCAAGTTTAACGCTTCAGCACATGATGTTTTAGTAAAAAAAGATGGTGAAACGGTGTATAACAATTTTGAAGCTCACAATGTTGAGCATTTTTTAAGACAAGAATTTAATATTGAACCAACGCAACAAAATAAAAATTCTGTGTATATATATCATTAACTCAAATTATCGAGTTTATAGATAATGGCTTAACCTTCAATATTCAACATATGTAAATAGGCTGTCTAAAAAACCGTTATTCCGAATAACGTGAAGGAATCTTTAAAAATTAATTTGCTGATTTTGAGATTACTTCGATATATATATTTCTCGTAATGACGTTTTATTATTACTTTTTTAGACCTTTAGTTTCAAGTGTATTATATTTAAAGAGGAAAGTTTAGGTTAACTAAAATTATCAAATAATGAACCAGCTAAAAATTATTTTTTTGTTAATGCTTTCATCTTTGTTAACATTCGGCCAAGAATTTAGTAACGACCATAACATTGATTCAGAAGATTTAATAAATATCTTTAAAGAACAAGGAATTAACTTTTTTAAGTTTCCCTTTGAACTTGAAAAAGGAGAGTACATTTCCATAAGCTACAAAATATATGAATATGGAAAGTTAATTGAGCAAAGAAATGTTATTGAAGATTTTCAAAAAGAGAATGATTTACAATTTAATCACCATCATAGTAGAAAAGATTCTACGACATTCCATAGATTGTACTTTATTAAAGAAAGAGACTCTTTAAAAATGAAACAAGTTCTTCCTGGATTTACAACGTTTCAAAAAATAGATATTTCAAAAGTTGCAATTTCAGATTTTGCTGCAAGAACTAATGTTGATGTCTCTCTTACAAACAAAAGAGAGATTCTTTTTTATTATGCTTTGTATAACAATAGTGCCAAATTGAAGGAAAATGGAGGGTGGTTATCTTGTCCTACAGGAAAATCTAACGATAAGCTCATAAATAGTTATGACATGTTAATCCTTTTCTTTGCTGAGAGAATTAGTGCAGAAAGAGCGAAAAGTATTTTAGGAGAGGGTTTCTACAATAACATTTCCTGCCCAATCCCAATAAATAAAGAATAATTTTCAAATGAAATTTATTACCAAACTAATAGTGTGCCTATCGACAATATTTTTATTTAACTGTTCGTCTGACAAAAGGAATATTCTCGAATTGAACGGGGAGGTTATTGGAACAGACACTAAATCGATTATGCTAATAAAGCCTAACCAAGACACTAGGTTTGATTCAATCATAGAGATTCCTATTGTTAATGGTAAATTTTACTACAAAAAAGAACTTAAAAACCCTGAAGTAGTGAACCTAGCATTTACCCAATCAGTAAAAAAAGGTATATATAGACCTATGCCTCTGTTTCTTGAAAATGAAAAAATTGATTTGACCATTTTTCCAGAAGATGAATTTGATAAAAATATAGTCAAGGGTGGGGATTTAAACTCTGAATATAAAAACTATAAAAAAGAAGCGGAGTCTTTATTTAATTCTAGAGATTGGGAAAAACAATTAAAATGGGAGCAAGAAGATTATATTGGTCAAAATCCAAATTTAGTATCGTATTACCTTTTTTTAGAACAGTTAATATACTTCAAAGAATATATTAATTTAGATTTAGCCAAAAACAACTATAAAAAGCTCTCAAAAATTTATCCAAATCACCTTTATAATGATCTAGCAACCAATTTAATAAAAGCTATTGAAAACATAAAAGTTGGAAAAAAATACGCAGACTTTTCCGCTCCTGATTTAAATGGAAATGAAATCAAACTTTCTGAAAAAATTAATGGAAAAGTAGCATTATTAGATTTATGGGCTACTTGGTGTGGACCTTGTATAGCCAAAAGTAGAACAATGGTTCCTCTCTACAACGAATACAAAAACAAAGGATTTACAATTATTGGTGTTGCTGGAGAATTTAAAAACACCGATAGACTTGTGAAATTCCTTGAAAAAGAAAAATGGGAATGGATAAATCTAGTTGAACTGGACAGACAAAATAATATTTGGCAAAAATATGGAGTTGACGGTGGTGGCGGTGGAATATTCCTAATTGACCAAAATGGAATAATATTAGCAAAAGACCCAACCGCAAAAGAAGTTAGAATGGAATTAGAATCTCGATTGAATTAATAAAACTTTGTTTGACGCTAAACCACGCAACTACTAACAGAAAACCGTTAACAAAATATATTTGAAAACAATAAATAAAACTATGATAAAATCAGGATTTTGGGAATCGAGTGGCAAGAATCCCTTTTGGATAAACGTTGTTGATGATACTGTTTATTGGATGGGAATGAATAAGCAAAATGACGAAACAAAACTAGGAGAAAACTGGTGTCATGTAGGCTTTGGAAAAATACAAGGAAACAAAATAGAACTGTCATGGTCTGATATTCCCGTTGGCAAAGACCAATTGTATGGTAAAATAACCATTGAAATTCTGAATGAAACTAGTATGAAAGTGATTGCAGATTCTGGCAATTTTGGAAAATCGGAATGGAAATGGGTAAGTTCAACCAAAAACTTTTCAAAATTATAAATTTAAAAATTACCTCCTATTTTAGCCACGATAAAATACCGATTCCATGTTGTTTGTCCTTACTTATTGATCTTCCTTAGAAGCTTTAGTTTCGGCCGTAGGCACTTCTTCAACATCAAAAGGTTTTCCTAGATATACCAATTGGTAACCTTCTTGAATATCTTTTACTTCTAGATTATATGAGGATATAATATGTAGCTCGCCTTCATCATCTTTCACAAATAAAGGGATAATGTCGTCATCGCCATTTGAAATTTTAATCAGTTTTTCATAGTGTTCTTTATTTTCTAGATTGATTTCCTGTATTGAGGGGTATTTTTCAGTCAATTCAGATAAGCTATTGAAATCATCATTATGCGAAAACAAACCTTCTTTTGGGGTGTTTTCTTCATTTAACATTTCCTGCGTTGTTACCAACCTAAAAGATCCATTTTCACCAAACTGTTTACTAAATTTTTTGATGGCGTATTTATTAATATCGGGGTTTCCTGTAAGTGCCATTAAGTAACCCACATCGCTTAGTTCAATATTATCCATCAAGGTATCGGAATAAATATTGGTAGTTATGGCTTCTAAACCAAGTTCTTTGGCTTTTTCAATATTGCGTTCGTTACTATCAATAAGCACCACATGGCGACCGTTGTTTTCTAAATAATGCCCCAATAAGCGCGACACTTTTGATGCCCCGATAATTAAAATCCCTCCTGACTTTTTTAGAAAAACACCTACTAATTGTGCAAAAAGCCGTGCGGTAGTTGCATTTAACAAAACTGTTCCTAAAACTATCATAAAAACCAAAGGGGTTATGTACTCTGCGTCAACAACACCTTTGTCTGCCAATGTTAGTCCAAACAGCGAAGCAATACCGGCCGCCACAATACCTCTGGGCCCTACCCAACTTATAAAAAGTTTTTCCTTTAATTTTAACTTAGACCCTTGTGTACTGAGAAAAACGCCTACAGGCCTGATAATAAAAACTACCAAAGCAAATAGTATCGCAGCATTCCAGTTATAAACAAGGAGTAAGTCTTCCATGTTAATATTTGCCGCCAGTAATATAAACAGGATAGAAATAAGCAATACACTTAACGATTCTTTAAAATAAAGCAGCTCTTTTAAATACGACGAATTAGAATTACCTAAAACCATTCCCATGACCACAACAGCTAACAATCCCGACTCGTGGGCAAAACTATCGGATAAAACAAAAACCCCTAAAACCGATGCTAGAGCAAAAACATTTAAAAGATAGTGCGGTATCCATTTTTTATTAATTGAAAAATTCAGGGCATGGGCAAAAGTAAAACCAAAAGTAGTACCAAATAATACAATTTTACCAAATTCTATAAGAGCCGTTTTGGTGAATTCGCCCCCTGCGCCAACACTAATAAACTCAAATACTAGTACTGCTACCAACGCTCCAATGGGGTCTATTAAAATACCTTCCCATTTTAAAACAGCAGAAACATCTTTTTTTAAAGGTATATTTCTTAAAATAGGAGTAATTACAGTTGGCCCCGTAACAATAATAAGCGATGAAAACAGATATGATATTTCCCAACTTAAATGGAACACAAAATGAGCCGCCAGAGCGCCTCCAAAAAATGTAACTATAGACCCAATAGTAATAAGCTTTGTAATTACTGGCCCAACATTTTTTATTTCGCCCTTTCTTAAGGTTAACCCACCTTCAAAAAGAATAATACTAATAGCTAACGACACAAAGTAAAAAAGGCTTTCGCCAGGAAACAACCCTTCCTTACCATTCCAAATAGGCTCAATCCACTTAGAACCATCTTCGCTTAAAAACTCAGCAGCAATAGGCCCTACCAACAAACCAATTAATATTAGAGGCAAAATAGCTGGAATTTTAAATTTCCAAGCTACCCACTGTGCCAATATCCCCAAAATAATGATTCCCGCTAATTCTATCATACGTAAATGCTTATAAAAATGACTAATTTAAATAAAAACAGATGATTTTAAAGGTTTCTCATTATTGTTTTTGGCATAAAGCGTCATGTTTTTAAAAAAATGTTATCTTTCAAATCTTACAAAAAATTTAGTTAGCACGTGCGTTTAAAGCCATTTAAAAGTATAGGAATTGGTATAGCTTATTCTCCCAACTTAAAGGCCAACCTCTTTGAAGCAGCAAGGTTGTCTGTTTTCTTTGGAGCCAAGTTGTATTTAATACATGTGGGTGAGGTTTCTGAAGAAAAAACAAAAATGCTGAACATTATTTTAAAAAGCTTTGAAAAAGATAAGCTCAATTACGAAATCGTGTTTAAAACGGGTAACCCCGTTGATGTTATCCTATCAACTTCCGAAGAAAAAAATATAGATCTGCTCATTCTGGGCGCACTTAAACGCGAACGGTTTTTTAAATATTACATCGGTTCTATTGCCAGAAAGATTACCCGTAAAGCAAAATGTTCTGTATTGTTACTTATTAAACCTTCGGTAGAGCGATTACCTTGCCAACATGTTGTGGTAAACGGACTAGAAGATCCAAAGACCGAACAAACGATAACCACAGCCTTTTACGTAGCCCAAAAACTAAATGCCGAAAAAATAACCATTGTTGAAGAAATAAAACAGGATCAGATTGCCGTAAAGGTTGAGGACGATAAATCGTTGCGCCGCGCTAATATTATTAAAGAACGCATTAGAATGCGCGAAAACTCAAGAATTAAAGAAATAATAAGCCATATTCCGGAAGACTATTTAACAAACAAAACGATTAAGTTGCAACCTATTTTTGGAAAGCAAGGCTATTCTATTGGGCATTACGCACAAATAGCTAGAGCTGATTTACTGGTTATGAATGCCCCAAGAAAAGCCACCTTTTGGGACCGTTTATTTCCGCACGATATCGAGCACATTTTAACCGAGTTGCCAACCGATGTATTGATTTTACAATGAGTCCAAAAAAAAATAACATAAAACTGTTTTTTAAAGCCTTACCTAAAAATATATTTTCGGGGTTTGTTGTCAGCCTCATTGCTTTACCTCTTGGCTTAGGGCTTGCCATGGCTAGCGATGCCCCTGCTATTTCTGGTGTTATTGCTGCCGTTGTTGGAGGAATTGTTGTGTCCATTTTAGGAGGAAGCCACGTAACTATTAGCGGTCCAGGTAACGGGTTGGTAGGTGTTATTCTTGTAGCAATTACGACCTTAGGTTTAGAAAATGCATATATAGCCATTATATTTTCGGGTGTTTTATTGGTGCTCTTGGGTGTGTTTAGAATGGGGAAATTGGCCGATTTTTTTCCATCTGCAGCTATTCAAGGAATGCTAGCGGCCATCGGGTTAATTATTTTAGGAAAGCAGTTTCATATCATGTTGGCCCATAAAATTAAAAGGGAAGATACCGTAGATTACCTTTTTGAAATTCCCTTTACCATTAATGATGCTTTACATTATGGAAGAAGCGGATTGATTTATGCTGCTATCGCAGGTGTTATAAGCCTAGGCATTATGGTGTTCTATTCAAAAATCAGAAATAAATATTTGCAGCTTATCCCGGCACCTATGTGGATTGTAATACTGTCTATAGGCTTCAGCTATTACTTTGAGTTTGGCTTGCACGAACCCAATCCCATTGCCAGAGAATACATGATTTCTGGAATACCGGAAATTCAGCAAATTATAGCCGAATTACCAATACCTAATTTTAGTGGTATTTGGAGCTTTCCGTTCTGGGGAAGTGTTTTGGCTTTAACCCTCATTTCTAGCATCGAGTCGCTTTTAAGCATTAAAGCGGTTGACAAATTAGATCCTGAAAAACGGCGATCTAACGTAAACAAAGATCTTAAAGCTTTAGGTTTGGCAACCATTGGCAGTGGTTTTTTGGGCGGGTTAAACGTGGTAACTGTTATAGCACGAAGCTCGGTAAACGTAAATAATGGCGCCAGTAACCGATCGTCTAACTTTTTTCATGCCATATTCTTAATCATATTTATTGTATTCTTTAGCTCACAACTTACGCGAATTCCATTACCTGCACTTATGGCCATATTGGTCTATACAGGTTATAAATTGGCCTCTCCCAAGGTTGTAACAAAAATGTCGTCGATTGGAAAAGAGCAACTCATTATTTTCTTCGTAACGTTAATCGTTACCTTAAAAGTAGGCCTAATCACGGGTATTTTGGCCGGTGTTTTAGCTACACTCATTATTCATATTGTAGTTAACAAAAGTGCTGGTTTGTTTTTCAGAAATATTTTAAAACCCAACGTACTCATGTACAAAGAGCAAGATAGTAAGCACAATTACTACATAAGCGTAAAGCATTTTTGCAGCTTTTTAAATTATTTTAGGTTAAAGGAAAAATTAGGTGTTGTTCCTGAAAACTCCGATGTTATTGTCGATTTTTCACTTTGCGAATTTGTTGACGATACCGTTTTGGAAAATATGAGTGACTACCAAGTGCTTTTTGCTAAGCGCGGTGGGCATTTTGATGTTATAGGCCTCGATATGCATGATACAGACTCCAAACACCCTTTTGCATCAAGACGGTTATTGCCTGTGCCTAACATCATTAAAAAAAGCCTAACGCGACGCCAAACCTATATGGAGAACTTGGCAAACGATTATCAACTTAATTACAGCCCTAAACATGTAAAGGACGTTTCCTTTTTAAACAACTTTTCGTTTTTTTCAACTAAGTATATAGACCACATCTATAATATTTTATCGCACGAAAAAAGTGCCATAAAAATGTTCGATATTGAATTTACCGAAGGTGAGTTTATAGCCAAAGAAGTAGTTCGCACTACCATGGTTTACATCAATTTTAATAAAACCATACCCAAATTTACTTTAGATAGGGAAGGGTTTTTAGAAAAAGTATCCGCTTTTGCCGGTTTTAAAGATATACCCATTGAAAACCATGATGATTTTTCAAGAAGATTTTATTTATTGGGCGAGAATGAAACCAAAATTGCCGAATTTTTTGACGACGATGTAACCCACTTTTTTGAAAGTAACCCCTATTACCACGTAGAATCAGACGGCAACGCCTTGCTTATTTTTGGCCGGGAGCGCTTGGCAAGTATAAAAGAAATAAAGGCGATTTTTGATTACGGAAAACGGTTGAAAAAGGTTATTTTAAAAAACCAAAATTGATGCTTTTTTTTAAATAGGATTAAAAGGAAAAAAATAAGGGATAACGAACGAAGCCGCCAACCAAATAAGCAGGTTTAAAGGCGTTCCCATTTTTAAAAAATCTGAAAACTTATAATTTCCGGGCGCATAAACCATGGTATTTGTGGGGTAGCTCATGGGCGTCATAAACGTTAAGGAACATGCAAACATAACGGCTACTAAAAACGGGCGTTCGCTAATGCCCATCGCTTGGGCCAAAGTAATCACAATAGGCACCATCAAAGCAGCCGTGGCCTTGCTTGAAATTAAATTGGTTAATATAAATGCCGCTAAATATATAATGCTTAAAGTAAAATAGGCATTGTATTGCCCAAGTGTATCCATAATGTAATTGGCTATTAAATCGGCACCTCCTGTTTTTTCGAGTGCCGTACCCATAGAAAGTACACCGGCCATCATAAAGATTACCTTCCACTCTACCGCTTTGTACGCTTCCATAGGTTTTAAAACCCCAATAAGTATCATTAACAGAGCACCTACCATAGCACTTATTAAGATAGATGTTACATTAAGCGATGCCGCCATAATAACTCCAATACCAATTAAAACCGCAGGAATAGCTTTTTTATAGTCGGTTTTCTTTTTTACATATTCTGAAAGTTTAACAATAAGACTTTGAGACTCTAAGTTGTTTATTTCCTCGGGTTGCCCCAACATAAGCATCATGTCACCTTCTTTTAAAGTTATATGGGTGAGTTTATTGTATTTCATTTCTCCGCGCTGCCGGATGGCGATAACCGAAGAATTATATTGCCTTCTAAAATTAATTTCTTTCAATGAGCTTTCAGACAAACCCGATCCAAATGGAATAATCACTTCGTATAAATTGAAAGACTTATATTTTTCTTCGGCTTTCTTCATGCGCTTACTCCCTTTAATACTATAGCCCTCAACATCCAACAAGCGCGATAAGGTTTCTGGAGGAACGATAATTTTTAAAATATCGCCTTGTAATATTTTAGTATCTGTATCAAAATTATGCTTTAATAC
This genomic stretch from Flavobacteriaceae bacterium GSB9 harbors:
- a CDS encoding SLC13 family permease — encoded protein: MDIIITFAIILFGVILFVRDYFSIDTTSILIMAMFIVAGVLSPEEGFSGFNHPATITLGCIFVVSGGIFSSGILEGLSHRIIKLAKIHYSVALVVFCSISGLFSAFINDTAVVALLLPIALTVCRETKISPSRLLMPISFAALFGGTCTLIGTSTNILVSSYAKKYGIDEFGMFEFSLAALCLLALGFTYIFVLGPILLPKNRGGNEEFTRKAETYITELFVEDNCRDIGQFISKSVLVNDFNVNILSILRDGVLKHNFDTDTKILQGDILKIIVPPETLSRLLDVEGYSIKGSKRMKKAEEKYKSFNLYEVIIPFGSGLSESSLKEINFRRQYNSSVIAIRQRGEMKYNKLTHITLKEGDMMLMLGQPEEINNLESQSLIVKLSEYVKKKTDYKKAIPAVLIGIGVIMAASLNVTSILISAMVGALLMILIGVLKPMEAYKAVEWKVIFMMAGVLSMGTALEKTGGADLIANYIMDTLGQYNAYFTLSIIYLAAFILTNLISSKATAALMVPIVITLAQAMGISERPFLVAVMFACSLTFMTPMSYPTNTMVYAPGNYKFSDFLKMGTPLNLLIWLAASFVIPYFFPFNPI
- a CDS encoding SulP family inorganic anion transporter, yielding MSPKKNNIKLFFKALPKNIFSGFVVSLIALPLGLGLAMASDAPAISGVIAAVVGGIVVSILGGSHVTISGPGNGLVGVILVAITTLGLENAYIAIIFSGVLLVLLGVFRMGKLADFFPSAAIQGMLAAIGLIILGKQFHIMLAHKIKREDTVDYLFEIPFTINDALHYGRSGLIYAAIAGVISLGIMVFYSKIRNKYLQLIPAPMWIVILSIGFSYYFEFGLHEPNPIAREYMISGIPEIQQIIAELPIPNFSGIWSFPFWGSVLALTLISSIESLLSIKAVDKLDPEKRRSNVNKDLKALGLATIGSGFLGGLNVVTVIARSSVNVNNGASNRSSNFFHAIFLIIFIVFFSSQLTRIPLPALMAILVYTGYKLASPKVVTKMSSIGKEQLIIFFVTLIVTLKVGLITGILAGVLATLIIHIVVNKSAGLFFRNILKPNVLMYKEQDSKHNYYISVKHFCSFLNYFRLKEKLGVVPENSDVIVDFSLCEFVDDTVLENMSDYQVLFAKRGGHFDVIGLDMHDTDSKHPFASRRLLPVPNIIKKSLTRRQTYMENLANDYQLNYSPKHVKDVSFLNNFSFFSTKYIDHIYNILSHEKSAIKMFDIEFTEGEFIAKEVVRTTMVYINFNKTIPKFTLDREGFLEKVSAFAGFKDIPIENHDDFSRRFYLLGENETKIAEFFDDDVTHFFESNPYYHVESDGNALLIFGRERLASIKEIKAIFDYGKRLKKVILKNQN